In Levilactobacillus brevis, the genomic window GCGGCAACCAAATCATGGGCATGATGAAGAAAGGATGGTGGACGCCAATCATCAAAGCATACCCGGCAAAAGCGTACGTGAGCGCCCCGAGTAGCTGACTGAATGGCCGAAAGGTATAACAGCGGGCCCAAAGCAAGAAGGCCAGACCAGAGGCATACAGCCTGAGAATGATGAACCACCCATACCCGGCTTCCATGAGATGCGTGGGCAATAACGCTAGCAAATACGCAAAGGGATCACCCAGAACGTAGTACGCCAGCGTCGTGAGCTTATCTGCCCCTAGCCCAAACGTCCAGGACCACCCCGTCACGCCGGCTAGGCCACCCTTGGCTAACAGCCGATGAAATTCTAACATTAACGGATAATGCTGGGTCACACCATCCATATTCCAAATCAACGTGCGATTAGCCATCACAAATACCCCAAAGCTAAACGCCGCAATCACCATGAACGCTGCGGTATACAGCACCCACAACGGCCACCGGTGGTTTGCGATTTTCATGATGAGACCTCCAGTAAATTTCGAAATTAAGGATTCACGAATGAACCACTATGCTTCCAATTTACAAACCTACGCGGGCGGTGTCAATCATTCTCGGCAAACGATACGGCATTGTAATGTTTCATGTGAAACAAGTTTTGCCAAACCCGCCAAATTGCGGTAATCTTACAACAGCGTCAAAAATCGAATCATTAGCAAAGGAAGGAATTTCTCGTGAATTCTAAGAAAAGTTTTCTAGGCATCGATGGCACCCGTGGCATGGTGCTAGCGGCCCTAGTTGCTGCACTCTACGTCGTTGTCACGACGGTCTTGGCGGCCTTTAGCTTTGGTGTGGTGCAAGTCCGGCTATCCGAGATGTTCAATCATCTGGTAAGCTTCAACAAGCGCTATATCGCTGCCGTCACGCTAGGCGTCTTCATTGCCAACGTTATCGCGTCACCGTTGGGTATTTTAGACATTGCAACCGGGACCCTGCAAACTTTACTGGCCCTACTGGTCATGTACGGGCTAAGCCGCGTGGTCCACAATCGCATTGCCCAAATGGCCCTGAACACGGTGGTCGCCGTCTTCTTTATGTGCATGATTGCCTGGGAGATTGCGATCGTTGCGCAGACGGCTTTCTGGCCGACTTTCTGGGCCAACTGGTTGTCAATCGGTATTGGCGAACTGGCCAGTATGATTGTTGGTGGGATTATCGTCTTTTTGCTTAGTCTCAAGATTGATTTCACCAAGTAGTCTTCAAAATCCTCTGGCACTCATCTAAATGGTGGGCCGCCAGAGGATTTTTGCTCATCTCGCCCTTTTCGATTCGCTGATCTCAGCCTACCAGATGGCACCGTCACGACCTAAACAAACGACTTGCGATTAATTTAACCCTCTATTCATCCGCCGAAACGACCACTTATGGGGCGGCAACATCCTCGCTTTCTCCTAACCACTCCTGTAAAGTCAAAACTAACCTTAAACGACAGAAAAAGTCCCACCGATTGCTCGATGGGACTTTCGCTACATATTCCATACTTTTTCTGTTGCTAGCGCCAGGTTAAGCGCCGGTGAACTGACCGCCGTGGCGGCCTCAATCCAGTTCAGCGTCTCTTATTCTCAGCGCCATCATCATACACCCTACTACGGGAGCTGCCAATCAATTAGCTTTCAGAGACTAACTGACTTTCTGAAGAAACTTTATCTGGCAGTTCTTGGTAATCGAAGTGATCAAACGTTGCGGTTTGGCCGTAACCGGCATAGTCGACGGCGTACAGTCCAACGAAGGCCCCCGTGAAGAAACCACCGGAAGTTTGCAGAACGTAGTCGTCAGAGAGAATGGCAGCATCCAGTTCAACCGGAACCGTTTCCCACTTCTTACCGTCGAATGAGTATTCGTAAGTGTATGACTGCTTGCGAACCTTCGTCCGGAACCAAACATATTCCGTACCTTCAGGAATGGCAATTGCGTCATCTTTCAGGTAAGACGTGTAGTTGTTGTTGTCATTTTGGGCAACTTCGATGACGTGGCCCTTCTTCTCATCCCAAGTAATGAAGATGGAAGAATAGTGCTTGTCGTTGTAGAAGTTAGCCAAGCCGGCCATTTGTTGATACGTAAATGGATCGAATTTGACCTTCGTTTCTGCATCGAAGTTGAAGGCTTGCCAACGACGAGCAACATAGGAAACATCGAAGGTGCTGGATAAGGATTGGTTACCCACTAACTTCAATTCACCGTTGCCAACCGTTCCCAATTTCTTGGTAAATGGTTGCCGTAAGGTGTTCCAGTTCAAGTCTAATTCTGGTTTGTCGAATTCGTCGTGTTGCGAGTGATCCTTAGGGGCTTTCGTTAAGATGGCATCCTTAGGGGCTTCAACCTC contains:
- a CDS encoding QueT transporter family protein, which produces MVLAALVAALYVVVTTVLAAFSFGVVQVRLSEMFNHLVSFNKRYIAAVTLGVFIANVIASPLGILDIATGTLQTLLALLVMYGLSRVVHNRIAQMALNTVVAVFFMCMIAWEIAIVAQTAFWPTFWANWLSIGIGELASMIVGGIIVFLLSLKIDFTK